The sequence GCGGAGCCTGAAATGGCGCCCGTCCTCCCGCTCCTCCCAGGCGTAGCCGTCGACGAAGACGCCGCTGAGTTCGACCGTGGCCGTGGCGGCGAACACCAGGCCGTGCTCGGCGATCCACGCGTCCGCGAAGGTGGCGAACGGCTCCTCGCCGTAGGCGTAGTCGTCCCTGAACGGCCACTCCGCGGCGAGGCCGGCCGCGATCACGGCGGCGCCCTGAGGGTTCGCCTCGCCCCGCAGGTGCGCGCGGGCGGGCCCGACCAGGTCTCCGAGGCTCTGCGGGTCGTCGAGCAGGTGGTCGATCTCGTCGCGCGTCTCCTTCACCCACTGCTGGACGGCGTAGACGGCGCCGGTGTCGAGTTCGAGCGAAGGTCCGTGCGTCCCACCGCGACGTGGATGGAGTGCGGCACGCCAATCATCAGGAATGACGAGAAGATTCTCGTTCTGGGGCATGCGGGGCAGAATAGTGTCGTCGCCCGACAGAATCAGGGAAGCGCGGAACGGAATTCGCGCACATGAACCCCATCACGCCGACCGCGACCTCGACGCGGGCGGATCGACCGCCCCCGCGCGCATCCGGCTCTCAGGGCTGGAGGAGGAAGAGTTTTCGGTCGACGCGGTCGAGGGCGCCGCCGCGGCCGAAGACCAGGCCGGTGGCGAAGTCGACGAGGCGTTTGGCGTCGCCGTCCGGAAGGTCCGTCAGGTCCATGAGCACGGGCACGCCCTTGCGGAAGAAGTGCCCGACGTACAGGACCTCGTTGTAGTTCTGGGGACGCAGCGACTTGACCACGGCCCCAGTCTGCCCGGCGCCTCCGCAGGGTCAAGTGACCCACGCCACAGGCAAGAAATCTCTCCCGATTGTCGATCCGCCCGTCCGCCGAGCGACGCGTTCGTGACGAGAGGGGATCGACATGGGTAAGCACGCGAATGTTCAGCAGTACGTGGCGGACGTGCCGCAGGGGCTGCGGGACGTCCTGGAGAAGGCGCTCGCGGTGGTCGGCGAGGCGATGCCCGAGATCGAGCCCGCGCTGTGGCACGGCCAGCCGACCTGGAGCCTCGGGGACAAGCCGGGACAGAAGCCGGTCTGCTTCCTCAAGGCGTACTCCAAGCATGTGACGTTCGGCTTCTGGAAGGGCCAGTTGATCGAGGGCGGCTCCGTCCGCCTGGAGTCCATGTCCAGGCAGATGGCCGGTGTGAAGCTGCGCGACCTGGACGACGTCGACGCCGACCTGTTCACCGGATGGGTGGAGCAGGCACGCGCCCTGGAAAAGTAGTCAAGGATGCTTGACGTCAAGACCACTTGACGAACACACTCGCATCATGGTCACTCCAGATGGGATCGAGCGAGACGTCACGCTGACGACTGCGGCGGCCCGGTACGACGAGTTGTGGGTCCGGGACGCCGTAGGGGAACCGCCGCTCCGGCGCGAGGAGGTCCTCGAACTCCTCGCGCTGGGGGAGGTGATCGCGAGGAAGGCGGTCTACGGACGGCAACTCGCCGTCCGCTCGGCCCGCCGCGCGGGCGCCTCCTGGGCCCAGATCGGGGGCGCGATGGGCGTCAGCAAGCAGGCCGCCTGGGAAGCGCACGGCAAGTGGATAGACGACCAGGCCGAACAGAACCGTCGCAGCGACTACCAGGGCCTGGACGAGAACCAGGCCGCGGCCGCCCGCCACCTGGCAGGCGACGTGGACGAGTAAGCCCCGTGAGGAGGGGCGCACCCTCCACGGTGATGTTTCCACCCCGGTGACCGGGCCCGCGACACCCATGCGCCGGCCGGAGGAGAGCGCTGCAATAAGCACAAAAAAGTTTCTCTCGGTTAGCGCTGGGAAATCTGTGTGCTAGAGGGAACGGAGGCGATTGGCATGGAGGTCGTTCTTGAAATGACCCTGCCGAGGAACGCAGAGAGCGCTCCGCTGGTGCGGCACACGCTCGACGCCTCTCTCCGCGGGCTCGGAGTGGGTTCCGAGATCCGTGCCGATATCGCGCTCGCCCTGGGCGAGGCGTGCGCGAACGTCATTCAGCATGCCGCGGCCGGAATGGAGTACGAGGTCCGGGCGCGGATGGACGGCGCGCGGTGCGTCGTGGACGTCATCGACGGGGGCACGGTGGACGGGGCGGACGGGGCCGCGGCGTGGGAGCGCGTGGAGGCGCCGCCGCTGGCCGAGCACGGGCGGGGGCTTCGGTTGATGCGGGCTTTCACGGAGGGGGTTCAGATCGCCGGGCGCGCTCACCGGAACGGGTCGATCGTGCACTTCGAGAAGTCGCTGGCGAGCTGACGGCATGGAACGGCCCGGCGGGCGGGTGCCCGCCGGGCCGCGGCTCTCGGGAGCGGTCAGCCGGTGACCGGCAGGTCGTGCTCGACCGGGGTCGGCGCGGGCGCCTCGGCGGGGCCGTGCGCGGGGCCGGCGGCCTTGCCGCAGGTGGCGGACGCGACCCGGATGGCGCCCTTCTTGCCGGGCAGGGCCAGCTCCATGGCGGTGACGGCGAGGCGGCCGTCGGCCATGCGCTGCTGCTTGTTGAGGACCAGGGCCGTCCGGCCGAGGCCGTCCACGTCGACGGGGACGGTGGTGTTCGGCGGCGGGGTGGAGTCCAGACGCTTACCGGCGAGCGTGGCGCGGGCGAGGTGGGCGCCGCCCTTCCCGGCTGTGCACTTGGCGGTGACCGCGTCGGCCAGCAGTTTGGCGGACGGGACGGACAGGTGCGTGACGGCCGAGCGGGCGCGGGCGGCGGAGGCGTCGACGTCCAGCGCGGACGCCTTGACCAGCTTGGTGCGGTCCTCGCGGAGCAGGCTCTTGCTGACCCGGCCGGTGCTGGAGGAGACGGCGGGCACCGGCGGGACGGCGAGCGGCCCGGTCACGGTCAGACCGTACGCCGAGCCCTCGCTCCCGGGGGCGGCGGCGAGCGCCGGCGCCGGGGCGGCGGCCGCGGCGAGGCCGGTGGCCAGCAGCCCGGCCGTGGCGAAACGTCTGGCGGCATGGATGTGACGCATGAACGTACTCCGATTCTGGTGTGAGCTGGGAGTGGTGCCGGCCGGTCAGGCCGAGATGAACACCAGGGAACCGAGCGGC is a genomic window of Actinomadura citrea containing:
- a CDS encoding DUF1801 domain-containing protein — protein: MGKHANVQQYVADVPQGLRDVLEKALAVVGEAMPEIEPALWHGQPTWSLGDKPGQKPVCFLKAYSKHVTFGFWKGQLIEGGSVRLESMSRQMAGVKLRDLDDVDADLFTGWVEQARALEK
- a CDS encoding ATP-binding protein, producing the protein MTLPRNAESAPLVRHTLDASLRGLGVGSEIRADIALALGEACANVIQHAAAGMEYEVRARMDGARCVVDVIDGGTVDGADGAAAWERVEAPPLAEHGRGLRLMRAFTEGVQIAGRAHRNGSIVHFEKSLAS
- a CDS encoding choice-of-anchor P family protein, giving the protein MRHIHAARRFATAGLLATGLAAAAAPAPALAAAPGSEGSAYGLTVTGPLAVPPVPAVSSSTGRVSKSLLREDRTKLVKASALDVDASAARARSAVTHLSVPSAKLLADAVTAKCTAGKGGAHLARATLAGKRLDSTPPPNTTVPVDVDGLGRTALVLNKQQRMADGRLAVTAMELALPGKKGAIRVASATCGKAAGPAHGPAEAPAPTPVEHDLPVTG
- the sepF gene encoding cell division protein SepF translates to MVKSLRPQNYNEVLYVGHFFRKGVPVLMDLTDLPDGDAKRLVDFATGLVFGRGGALDRVDRKLFLLQP